A single genomic interval of Streptomyces sp. BA2 harbors:
- a CDS encoding FadR/GntR family transcriptional regulator, translating into MKRPPRSHHDVADELRDRIRSGTLRPGQRMPTQAELADEFGVERGAIREALRTLQGEKLLANVSKGSPATVAMTSKHVLSGPGGVKPQPTMVGLAPRIAAAFEAPHVEIDALCLTSISLTMAIGEPLRQIHAGQRKPAKVDVRVLLPSRSIDLAFPAPVDSGDDESGQVHKRWLDQRNAQGQVLRHNLLALRASHGIDVQVSFRALPFTPPVKLYLLNGAEALFAYYTLTKQSEEIDHEYLEMYDAQGAQSMLFPFHQGDGLRDTTFVEQSHLWFNALWGTISQDLELARG; encoded by the coding sequence ATGAAGAGGCCGCCAAGGTCGCATCACGATGTGGCCGACGAACTGCGCGACCGGATCAGGTCCGGGACGCTGCGGCCGGGTCAGCGCATGCCGACCCAGGCCGAGCTGGCCGACGAGTTCGGGGTCGAGCGCGGCGCGATACGCGAGGCGCTGCGCACCCTGCAGGGCGAGAAGCTGCTGGCGAACGTGTCCAAGGGGAGCCCGGCCACGGTCGCCATGACCTCGAAGCACGTACTGTCCGGGCCGGGCGGCGTGAAGCCGCAGCCCACCATGGTCGGCCTCGCCCCGCGCATCGCCGCGGCGTTCGAGGCCCCTCATGTGGAGATCGACGCGCTCTGTCTGACCTCCATCTCGCTCACGATGGCGATCGGGGAACCGCTCCGCCAGATCCACGCCGGACAGCGGAAACCGGCCAAGGTCGACGTCCGGGTGCTGCTGCCGAGCCGCAGCATCGATCTCGCCTTTCCGGCGCCGGTGGACAGTGGGGACGACGAGAGCGGCCAGGTGCACAAGCGCTGGCTCGACCAGCGGAACGCGCAGGGGCAGGTGCTCCGCCACAACCTCCTCGCGCTGCGGGCCTCGCACGGCATCGACGTACAGGTCTCGTTCCGCGCGCTGCCGTTCACGCCGCCGGTGAAGCTGTATCTCCTCAACGGCGCCGAGGCGCTCTTCGCGTACTACACGCTGACCAAGCAGAGCGAAGAGATCGACCACGAGTACCTGGAGATGTACGACGCCCAGGGCGCGCAGTCGATGCTCTTCCCCTTCCATCAGGGTGACGGCCTGCGGGACACGACGTTCGTGGAGCAGTCCCATCTGTGGTTCAACGCGCTCTGGGGCACGATCAGTCAGGACTTGGAACTGGCGCGCGGCTAG
- a CDS encoding GNAT family N-acetyltransferase has product MSDLDVRAITEDELPEWIRAVNAGFLRPLAKVSDEVVAQRRESFDFGRTLAAFEDDRAVATFRSFRQQLTAVGGAAVPADAIANVTVSPTHRRRGLLSRMVSADLTAAKERGDVVATLIAAEYPIYGRYGFGPATTSAEWTIDVPRAGLDPRWAGPDGGARIDLVDGGDVRKEGPPLHERLRAARHGVIDRDERWWLANTGQLQSPENPWTEPFHALYRSPSGEVEGLVTYSVEDGWSDGSQPQNTVSVQRLIATTPAAERALWHYVCSIDWVTVVKSGNRAPDDLLPLFLPDPRAARLSRQADWLWVRILDVVRALEARTYEASASLVLEIGDRAGLAGGRYRLDASPGGAVCAPTADPAELSLGVGELGTLWLGDESAVRLAAAGRVTEERVGAAAVADALFRASRRPWCPDMF; this is encoded by the coding sequence ATGAGCGATCTTGACGTCAGGGCCATCACCGAGGACGAACTGCCGGAGTGGATCAGGGCCGTCAACGCCGGGTTCCTGCGGCCGTTGGCGAAGGTCTCCGATGAGGTGGTCGCCCAGCGCAGGGAGAGCTTCGACTTCGGCCGCACCCTGGCCGCCTTCGAGGACGACCGCGCCGTCGCCACCTTCCGGTCGTTCCGGCAGCAGCTCACCGCCGTGGGCGGCGCCGCCGTCCCCGCCGACGCCATCGCGAACGTCACCGTCTCCCCGACGCACCGCCGCCGCGGTCTCCTCAGCCGCATGGTGTCCGCCGACCTCACCGCGGCCAAGGAGCGCGGTGACGTCGTCGCCACGTTGATCGCCGCCGAGTACCCGATCTATGGGCGCTACGGCTTCGGGCCCGCGACCACCAGCGCCGAGTGGACCATCGACGTACCGCGGGCCGGGCTCGATCCCCGCTGGGCGGGCCCGGACGGCGGCGCCCGTATCGACCTCGTGGACGGCGGCGACGTACGCAAGGAGGGCCCGCCCCTGCACGAGCGGCTGCGCGCCGCCCGGCACGGTGTCATCGACCGCGACGAACGCTGGTGGCTGGCGAACACAGGTCAGCTGCAGAGCCCGGAGAACCCGTGGACCGAGCCCTTCCACGCGCTCTACCGCTCCCCGTCGGGCGAGGTGGAGGGCCTGGTCACCTACTCGGTGGAGGACGGCTGGAGCGATGGCAGCCAGCCGCAGAACACGGTGAGCGTGCAGCGGCTGATCGCCACCACACCCGCGGCCGAACGCGCCCTGTGGCACTACGTCTGCTCGATCGACTGGGTCACCGTCGTCAAGTCGGGCAACCGCGCCCCCGACGATCTGCTCCCGCTCTTCCTGCCCGACCCCCGAGCGGCCCGCCTCAGCAGGCAGGCGGACTGGCTCTGGGTGCGGATCCTGGATGTCGTACGGGCCCTGGAAGCACGTACGTACGAGGCGTCGGCGTCCCTCGTCCTGGAGATCGGGGACCGCGCGGGCCTCGCGGGTGGCCGCTACCGCCTTGACGCGTCGCCCGGCGGCGCGGTGTGCGCGCCGACCGCGGATCCGGCCGAACTGTCCCTTGGCGTAGGGGAGTTGGGGACGCTGTGGCTCGGTGACGAGTCCGCGGTGCGGCTTGCGGCGGCGGGACGGGTGACGGAGGAGCGGGTGGGCGCCGCCGCTGTCGCCGACGCCCTGTTCCGTGCGTCCCGGCGCCCGTGGTGCCCGGACATGTTCTGA
- a CDS encoding asparaginase, with amino-acid sequence MTSTSAESVATPVISPVLAEVVRSGFVEGRHRGSLVLLAADGSVELSMGDVTAPVFPRSANKPMQAAAVLRAGLDLAGERLALAAASHSGEVFHRDLVQKMLAEYGLTAADLQCPPDLPLDAVEAETYLAAGAVRDRVTMNCSGKHAAMLAVCDLNGWPADSYLDPGHPLQQLILQVVEEAAGERVTAVGTDGCGAPLMAISLTGLARAFRHFVLAPEETAERRVADAMRAHPEYVAGTRRPDTWLMREIPGALSKMGAEAVQAFALPDGRALAFKVDDGGLRALGPVLARALRLAGVEEDVLARVGRAPLLGGAVEVGEIRAAF; translated from the coding sequence ATGACCTCGACGTCCGCCGAGTCCGTCGCCACCCCTGTCATATCCCCGGTCCTCGCCGAGGTCGTACGTTCCGGCTTCGTCGAGGGCCGTCACAGGGGAAGTCTGGTGCTGCTCGCGGCGGACGGCAGCGTGGAGCTGTCGATGGGGGATGTGACGGCCCCCGTCTTCCCGAGGTCCGCCAACAAGCCGATGCAGGCGGCCGCGGTGCTGCGGGCGGGGCTCGACCTGGCGGGCGAGCGTCTTGCGCTGGCCGCGGCGAGCCACTCCGGGGAGGTGTTCCACCGGGACCTCGTCCAGAAGATGCTGGCGGAGTACGGCCTGACGGCGGCCGACCTGCAGTGCCCGCCCGACCTCCCGCTCGACGCGGTCGAGGCCGAGACGTATTTGGCAGCGGGTGCCGTGCGTGACCGGGTGACGATGAACTGCTCCGGCAAGCACGCGGCGATGCTGGCGGTGTGCGACCTGAACGGCTGGCCCGCGGATTCCTACCTGGACCCGGGCCACCCGCTCCAGCAGCTGATCCTCCAGGTGGTCGAGGAGGCCGCGGGGGAGCGGGTGACCGCCGTCGGCACGGACGGCTGCGGCGCCCCCCTGATGGCGATCTCCCTGACCGGCCTGGCCCGCGCCTTCCGCCACTTCGTCCTCGCCCCCGAGGAGACGGCGGAGCGCCGGGTCGCGGACGCGATGCGGGCCCACCCCGAGTACGTGGCCGGCACGCGCCGCCCCGACACCTGGCTCATGCGGGAGATCCCGGGCGCCCTGTCGAAGATGGGCGCCGAGGCGGTCCAGGCGTTCGCGCTGCCGGACGGCCGCGCGCTCGCCTTCAAGGTGGACGACGGAGGGCTGCGGGCCCTGGGCCCGGTCCTGGCCCGCGCCCTGCGCCTGGCGGGCGTGGAGGAGGACGTACTGGCCCGCGTCGGCCGCGCGCCCCTGCTGGGCGGCGCTGTCGAGGTGGGGGAGATCAGGGCGGCGTTCTAG
- a CDS encoding RsiG family protein: MSTPSTGQPPGSVSLNRMSAARRTNVPRPPMQRTGSAVLSEQPEHDLPALLLRELRELRRDAQQNEADLSYVRRLLQGRIDILRAEVARRRDPAAPGPEGPRSEGPLVDRLSEILTDGPARHRSSARHVTLGTPHSAEYGLLATEMLAEVELSDLDARTDDELHTAMGRLVRYEQQVSRRRQQLQRTADDCSAEIARRYREGEAQVDDLLA; the protein is encoded by the coding sequence ATGAGCACACCAAGTACGGGTCAGCCGCCCGGATCTGTGTCGCTGAACCGCATGAGCGCTGCGCGACGTACGAACGTGCCGCGTCCGCCCATGCAGCGCACGGGCAGCGCGGTGCTGTCCGAGCAGCCCGAGCACGACCTCCCCGCGCTGCTCCTGCGCGAGCTGCGTGAGCTGCGCAGGGACGCGCAGCAGAACGAGGCGGACCTGAGCTATGTCCGGCGCCTGCTCCAGGGGCGGATCGACATCCTGCGGGCCGAGGTCGCGCGCCGCAGGGACCCGGCGGCGCCGGGACCCGAGGGGCCGAGGTCGGAGGGGCCGCTCGTGGACCGGCTCTCGGAGATCCTCACGGACGGCCCCGCCCGGCACCGGTCGTCGGCCCGGCATGTGACGCTGGGCACGCCGCACAGCGCGGAGTACGGCCTCCTGGCGACGGAGATGCTCGCCGAGGTCGAGCTCTCCGACCTGGACGCCCGCACGGACGACGAGCTGCACACGGCCATGGGACGCCTCGTCCGCTACGAGCAGCAGGTTTCCCGGCGCCGTCAGCAGCTGCAGCGGACGGCGGACGATTGCAGCGCGGAGATCGCCCGCAGGTACCGTGAAGGCGAAGCACAAGTAGACGACCTGCTCGCGTGA
- the dtd gene encoding D-aminoacyl-tRNA deacylase yields MRAVVQRVDGASVVVQGENGPETVGEINGEGLCVLVGVTHEDTKEKAAQLARKLWSVRMLADEKSCSDIDAPLLVISQFTLYGDARKGRRPTWNAAAPGDVAEPLVDEVVAQLRSLGATVACGRFGAQMRVALTNDGPFTVLLEM; encoded by the coding sequence ATGCGTGCTGTGGTGCAGAGGGTGGACGGGGCGAGCGTCGTCGTCCAGGGCGAGAACGGTCCCGAGACGGTCGGCGAGATCAACGGCGAGGGCCTGTGCGTCCTCGTAGGCGTGACCCACGAGGACACCAAGGAGAAAGCGGCCCAACTGGCCCGCAAACTCTGGTCCGTTCGGATGCTGGCCGACGAGAAGTCCTGCTCGGACATCGACGCGCCGCTGCTGGTCATCAGCCAGTTCACGCTGTACGGCGACGCGAGGAAGGGCCGCAGGCCCACCTGGAACGCCGCCGCTCCCGGCGATGTCGCCGAGCCCCTGGTCGACGAGGTCGTGGCCCAACTGCGTTCGCTGGGCGCGACGGTGGCCTGCGGCCGCTTTGGCGCACAAATGCGGGTGGCCTTGACGAACGATGGCCCGTTCACGGTGCTGCTCGAGATGTGA
- the ygfZ gene encoding CAF17-like 4Fe-4S cluster assembly/insertion protein YgfZ, whose amino-acid sequence MKSPLLSLPGAVPAEGVDEGVAAHYGDLFREQRALADGTGFVDLSHRGVITVSGPDRLSWLHLLLTQHVTELPVGQATEALVLSANGHIEHALYLVDDGETVWAHVEPGTQDALVAYLESMKFFNRVEVADRTDEFAVVYLPAGSIAPVPDGVVVRETPHGRDLFLPRTSLESYADENGPAVGILAYEALRVEAHRPRLGFETDHRTIPHELGWIGTAVHLQKGCYRGQETVARVQNLGKPPRRLVFLHLDGSEVHLPVAGTELRLASEGEEGRKVGFITTAVRHHELGPIALALVKRNVPLDAALSAGGTAAAQEVVVEP is encoded by the coding sequence ATGAAGAGCCCCCTCCTGTCCCTGCCCGGCGCCGTCCCCGCCGAGGGCGTGGACGAAGGCGTCGCCGCCCACTACGGCGACCTGTTCCGTGAGCAGCGCGCCCTCGCGGACGGCACCGGTTTCGTCGACCTCTCGCACCGCGGCGTCATCACCGTCTCCGGACCCGACCGGCTGAGCTGGCTGCACCTGCTGCTCACGCAGCACGTGACCGAGCTGCCCGTCGGCCAGGCCACCGAGGCGCTGGTCCTCTCCGCGAACGGCCACATCGAGCACGCCCTCTATCTCGTCGACGACGGCGAGACGGTGTGGGCGCACGTCGAGCCCGGTACGCAGGACGCCCTTGTCGCGTACCTGGAGAGCATGAAGTTCTTCAACCGGGTCGAAGTCGCCGACCGCACGGACGAGTTCGCCGTCGTGTACCTTCCGGCCGGTTCGATCGCCCCGGTCCCGGACGGTGTCGTCGTACGCGAGACTCCGCACGGCCGGGATCTGTTCCTGCCGCGTACGTCCCTTGAGTCGTACGCCGACGAGAACGGCCCCGCGGTCGGCATCCTCGCCTACGAGGCGCTGCGCGTGGAGGCGCACCGGCCGCGGCTCGGCTTCGAGACGGACCACCGCACGATCCCGCACGAGCTGGGCTGGATCGGTACGGCGGTGCATCTGCAGAAGGGCTGCTACCGCGGTCAGGAGACGGTCGCCCGCGTCCAGAACCTGGGCAAGCCGCCGCGCCGCCTGGTCTTCCTGCACCTGGACGGCAGCGAGGTCCACCTGCCGGTGGCCGGCACGGAGCTGCGCCTGGCCTCGGAGGGTGAGGAGGGCCGGAAGGTGGGCTTCATCACGACGGCGGTACGCCACCACGAGCTGGGCCCGATCGCACTGGCCCTGGTGAAGCGGAACGTGCCGCTGGACGCGGCCCTGAGCGCGGGCGGCACGGCGGCGGCCCAGGAGGTAGTGGTCGAGCCGTAG
- a CDS encoding transcriptional repressor, with protein sequence MVSTDWKSDLRQRGYRLTPQRQLVLEAVDTLEHATPDDILSEVRKTASGVNISTVYRTLELLEELGLVSHAHLGHGAPTYHLADRHHHLHLVCRDCTNVIEADVSVAAEFTAKLRDTFGFDTDLKHFAIFGRCENCSAKE encoded by the coding sequence GTGGTGAGCACCGACTGGAAAAGCGACCTGCGGCAGCGCGGATACCGGCTGACGCCGCAGCGCCAGCTTGTCCTCGAAGCCGTCGACACCCTTGAGCACGCGACCCCCGACGACATCCTCTCCGAAGTGCGGAAGACGGCGTCGGGGGTCAATATCTCCACCGTGTACCGGACCCTGGAGCTCCTGGAGGAGCTGGGTCTGGTCAGCCACGCGCACCTGGGGCACGGCGCGCCGACGTACCACCTCGCGGACCGCCACCACCACCTCCACCTGGTGTGCAGGGACTGCACGAACGTCATCGAGGCGGATGTGTCGGTGGCCGCGGAGTTCACCGCGAAACTGCGGGACACCTTCGGTTTCGACACCGACCTGAAGCACTTCGCGATCTTCGGGCGCTGCGAGAACTGCTCCGCCAAGGAATAA
- a CDS encoding FABP family protein, with translation MIEIPSDLHPDLVPLVWLLGNWAGAGVTDFPGSEKANFGQEVSFTHDGRDFIEYHSHTWVLDADGNKVKPLESESGFWRVDKDRKVETVMVRDDGVVEVWYGELADQKPQIDLVTDAVARTAASGPYTGGKRLYGYVKGDLMWVGEKQTPEVPLRPYMSAQLKKVVTPEDVAEMARGLGDLPDDGIAFFK, from the coding sequence ATGATCGAGATTCCGTCCGACCTGCACCCCGACCTCGTGCCCCTCGTTTGGCTCCTCGGCAACTGGGCCGGCGCGGGCGTCACCGACTTTCCCGGCTCCGAGAAGGCGAATTTCGGCCAGGAAGTGTCCTTCACCCATGACGGGCGGGACTTCATCGAGTACCACTCGCACACGTGGGTGCTCGACGCCGATGGCAACAAGGTCAAGCCGCTGGAGTCCGAGTCGGGCTTCTGGCGCGTCGACAAGGACCGCAAGGTCGAGACCGTGATGGTGCGCGACGACGGCGTCGTCGAGGTCTGGTACGGCGAGCTCGCCGACCAGAAGCCGCAGATCGACCTGGTCACGGACGCGGTCGCCCGCACGGCGGCCTCCGGCCCGTACACCGGCGGCAAGCGTCTCTACGGGTATGTGAAGGGCGACCTCATGTGGGTCGGCGAGAAGCAGACCCCCGAGGTGCCGCTGCGTCCCTACATGTCGGCGCAGCTGAAGAAGGTCGTCACGCCCGAGGACGTCGCCGAGATGGCCCGGGGCCTCGGCGACCTGCCGGACGACGGCATCGCTTTCTTCAAGTAG
- a CDS encoding DsrE family protein has translation MAKKLVIKVTAGADAPERCSQAFTVAAVAVASGVEVSLWLTGESAWFALPGRAAEFELPHAAPLPDLIDSIVAAGQITLCTQCAARREITEKDVIDGVRIAGAQVFVQEAMAEGTQALVY, from the coding sequence ATGGCGAAGAAGCTCGTGATCAAGGTGACCGCCGGGGCCGACGCCCCCGAGCGCTGCTCGCAGGCGTTCACGGTGGCGGCCGTGGCCGTGGCCAGCGGAGTGGAGGTCTCGCTCTGGCTGACCGGCGAGTCGGCGTGGTTCGCGCTGCCGGGACGCGCGGCGGAGTTCGAGCTGCCACACGCGGCACCGCTCCCCGACCTGATCGACTCGATCGTGGCCGCGGGACAGATCACGCTCTGCACGCAGTGCGCGGCGCGCCGCGAGATCACCGAGAAGGACGTGATCGACGGAGTGCGGATCGCGGGCGCGCAGGTGTTCGTGCAGGAGGCCATGGCAGAGGGCACGCAGGCGCTCGTCTACTGA
- a CDS encoding DUF3099 domain-containing protein: MYARRRHAYFAMMGICIGLFVLAWGVVRLWSIPVAVGMCVVAMVIPPVAAMVANRRGPDDRWWDDPSGDSKSDEWWDELDGKRRPRQ; this comes from the coding sequence ATGTATGCGCGAAGGCGGCACGCCTACTTCGCCATGATGGGGATCTGCATCGGTCTCTTCGTCCTGGCATGGGGCGTCGTGCGGCTCTGGTCCATCCCTGTCGCCGTCGGGATGTGCGTCGTGGCGATGGTGATCCCGCCGGTCGCCGCCATGGTCGCCAACCGGCGCGGTCCCGACGACCGCTGGTGGGACGACCCCTCGGGTGACTCGAAGTCCGACGAGTGGTGGGACGAGCTCGACGGCAAGCGGCGGCCCCGTCAGTAG
- a CDS encoding DUF1416 domain-containing protein: MCGAKAGGPDASTIKPGETTIQGQVTRDGEPVSGYVRLLDSTGEFTAEVPTSATGQFRFYAAEGTWTLRALIPGGTADRTVVAQTGGLAEVAIAV, from the coding sequence ATGTGTGGAGCGAAGGCCGGCGGACCCGACGCCTCGACGATCAAGCCCGGCGAGACCACCATCCAGGGCCAGGTGACCCGCGACGGCGAGCCCGTCAGCGGCTACGTACGCCTGCTCGACTCGACCGGCGAGTTCACCGCCGAGGTCCCCACCTCGGCCACCGGCCAGTTCCGCTTCTACGCGGCCGAGGGCACGTGGACGCTGCGCGCCCTGATCCCGGGCGGCACGGCCGACCGCACGGTGGTGGCCCAGACGGGCGGCCTGGCGGAGGTCGCGATCGCGGTGTGA
- a CDS encoding sulfurtransferase yields the protein MSRSDVLVDADWVEAHIDDPKVAIVEVDEDTSAYDKNHIKNAIRIDWTDDLQDPVRRDFVDQEGFEKLLSGKGIANDTTVVLYGGNNNWFASYAFWYFKLYGHQDVKLLDGGRKKWELDSRDLVDGSEVPSRPATSYKAKPQDTSIRAFRDDVVAAIGAQNLVDVRSPDEFSGKLLAPAHLPQEQSQRPGHVPSARNIPWSKNANDDGTFKSDDELKALYEDEQVDLAKDTIAYCRIGERSALTWFVLHELLGQTNVKNYDGSWTEYGSLVGVPIELGANK from the coding sequence ATGAGCCGCAGCGACGTCCTGGTAGACGCCGACTGGGTCGAGGCCCACATCGACGACCCGAAGGTCGCCATCGTCGAGGTCGACGAAGACACCTCCGCGTACGACAAGAACCACATCAAGAACGCGATCCGCATCGACTGGACCGACGACCTCCAGGACCCGGTCCGCCGCGACTTCGTCGACCAGGAGGGCTTCGAGAAGCTCCTGTCCGGCAAGGGCATCGCGAACGACACGACCGTCGTCCTGTACGGCGGCAACAACAACTGGTTCGCGTCCTACGCCTTCTGGTACTTCAAGCTCTACGGCCACCAGGACGTGAAGCTCCTCGACGGCGGCCGCAAGAAGTGGGAGCTCGACTCCCGCGACCTGGTCGACGGCTCCGAGGTCCCCAGCCGTCCGGCCACCTCGTACAAGGCCAAGCCGCAGGACACCTCGATCCGCGCCTTCCGCGACGACGTCGTGGCCGCGATCGGCGCGCAGAACCTCGTCGACGTGCGCTCGCCCGACGAGTTCAGCGGCAAGCTGCTCGCCCCCGCGCACCTGCCGCAGGAGCAGTCGCAGCGTCCGGGCCACGTCCCGTCCGCGCGCAACATCCCGTGGTCGAAGAACGCCAACGACGACGGCACGTTCAAGTCGGACGACGAGCTCAAGGCCCTCTACGAGGACGAGCAGGTCGACCTGGCCAAGGACACCATCGCGTACTGCCGCATCGGTGAGCGTTCGGCCCTGACCTGGTTCGTCCTGCACGAGCTGCTCGGCCAGACCAACGTCAAGAACTACGACGGCTCCTGGACCGAGTACGGCTCCCTGGTCGGCGTGCCGATCGAGCTCGGCGCCAACAAGTAA
- a CDS encoding putative leader peptide: protein MQRQADLTKRRAVDLCRVAAMLCRTF from the coding sequence ATGCAGCGACAGGCGGACCTCACGAAGCGGCGGGCAGTAGACCTGTGCCGCGTCGCCGCCATGCTCTGTCGCACCTTCTGA
- a CDS encoding LmeA family phospholipid-binding protein, whose product MKRSVRILLIVLVILGGLFVGADRLAVGFAEDEAAEKLRTSEGLSETPDVSIKGFPFLTQVAGGTLDDVEIGIENYDATSGSDKIRIADLNARMQGVEFSGDYSSATADKATGTARISYDELLKEAQGEPPVELPLGATGKVVGLSDGGDGKIKVEVEVSKGGAKLPKPVHVLSSVKVEGDTIKVNADEIPKKFEVMGVSIPLPEGLVRDVTDFEEKVSGLPGGIKIDEVKPARDGVDISVKGTNVKLAG is encoded by the coding sequence ATGAAGCGCTCCGTACGAATACTTCTGATCGTCCTCGTGATCCTGGGGGGTCTCTTCGTGGGCGCCGACCGCCTCGCGGTGGGCTTCGCCGAGGACGAGGCGGCGGAGAAGCTGCGTACCAGCGAGGGGCTCAGCGAGACGCCCGACGTCTCCATCAAGGGCTTTCCCTTCCTGACCCAGGTCGCGGGCGGCACGCTCGACGACGTCGAGATCGGCATCGAGAACTACGACGCGACCTCCGGCTCCGACAAGATCCGCATCGCTGATCTGAACGCCCGGATGCAGGGCGTCGAGTTCTCCGGCGACTACAGCTCCGCCACCGCCGACAAGGCCACGGGCACCGCCCGGATCTCGTACGACGAGCTGCTCAAGGAGGCGCAGGGCGAGCCGCCCGTCGAGCTGCCGCTCGGCGCCACCGGCAAGGTGGTCGGGCTCTCGGACGGCGGCGACGGCAAGATCAAGGTCGAGGTCGAGGTGAGCAAGGGCGGCGCGAAGCTGCCCAAGCCGGTGCACGTGCTGAGCTCGGTCAAGGTCGAGGGCGACACGATCAAGGTGAACGCCGACGAGATCCCGAAGAAGTTCGAGGTCATGGGCGTCTCGATTCCGCTGCCCGAGGGTCTGGTCCGCGATGTGACCGACTTCGAGGAGAAGGTCAGCGGCCTGCCGGGCGGCATCAAGATCGACGAGGTGAAGCCGGCGCGGGACGGCGTGGACATCTCGGTCAAGGGCACGAACGTGAAGCTCGCGGGCTGA
- a CDS encoding MoaD/ThiS family protein — protein sequence MVNGTIRYWAAAKAAAGVAEEPYAATTLAEALDAARERHPGELVRVLRRCSFLIDGDPVGTRGHETVRLAEGGTVEVLPPFAGG from the coding sequence ATGGTGAACGGCACCATTCGTTACTGGGCCGCGGCCAAAGCAGCCGCAGGTGTCGCGGAGGAGCCGTACGCCGCGACGACGCTGGCCGAGGCGTTGGACGCGGCGCGCGAGCGACACCCCGGTGAGCTGGTCCGTGTACTGCGGCGATGCTCGTTCCTCATCGACGGCGACCCCGTGGGTACCCGTGGGCATGAGACGGTACGGCTGGCCGAGGGCGGCACGGTCGAGGTGCTCCCGCCGTTCGCAGGAGGGTGA
- a CDS encoding alpha/beta hydrolase, translating into MSSGPAGQFARSSVRPITRVQQSATLRTRDGVLIDALYEPGPDPDTDLVIVVAHGFTGDLDRPHVRRAAGVFAKAAAVITFSFRGHGASGGLSTVGDREVLDLAAAVEWARSIGHAHVVTVGFSMGGSVVLRHAALAGAAHGGRTEARVDGVVAVSAPARWFYRGTAPMRRLHWVVTRPAGRVVGRWGLRTRIHPHEWDPVPLSPVESVPLIAPTPLLIVHGDRDPYFPVDHPRMLAAAARGGAELWIEEGMGHAENAADDGLLGRIAEWATASWTSATAEGPASAEGEELPW; encoded by the coding sequence ATGAGTTCCGGTCCGGCAGGTCAATTCGCGCGATCTTCTGTGCGGCCGATCACTCGCGTTCAGCAGAGCGCAACGCTCCGTACACGGGACGGAGTCTTGATTGACGCTCTGTACGAGCCCGGTCCCGACCCGGACACGGACCTCGTGATCGTGGTGGCGCACGGCTTCACCGGAGATCTTGACCGGCCGCACGTGCGGCGCGCCGCCGGTGTCTTCGCCAAGGCCGCAGCCGTGATCACCTTCTCCTTCCGGGGCCACGGGGCGTCCGGCGGGCTCTCGACGGTCGGCGACCGCGAGGTGCTCGATCTGGCGGCCGCGGTGGAGTGGGCGCGGTCCATCGGCCATGCGCACGTGGTGACCGTGGGTTTCTCGATGGGCGGTTCCGTGGTGCTCCGGCACGCGGCGCTCGCGGGAGCAGCGCATGGGGGGCGCACGGAAGCGCGCGTTGACGGGGTGGTCGCTGTGAGTGCACCGGCCCGTTGGTTCTACCGGGGGACGGCGCCGATGCGGCGGCTGCACTGGGTGGTGACGCGGCCCGCGGGACGCGTGGTGGGCCGGTGGGGTCTGCGCACGCGAATCCACCCGCACGAGTGGGACCCCGTGCCGCTCTCGCCGGTGGAATCCGTCCCTCTCATCGCGCCAACGCCGCTGCTGATCGTGCACGGTGACCGGGACCCGTACTTCCCCGTGGACCACCCCCGGATGCTGGCCGCCGCCGCGCGGGGCGGAGCCGAGCTCTGGATCGAGGAGGGCATGGGGCACGCCGAGAACGCGGCGGACGATGGGCTGCTCGGTCGGATCGCCGAGTGGGCCACGGCATCATGGACGTCGGCAACCGCCGAAGGACCGGCATCCGCCGAAGGAGAGGAGCTGCCATGGTGA